The following proteins are encoded in a genomic region of Gossypium hirsutum isolate 1008001.06 chromosome D05, Gossypium_hirsutum_v2.1, whole genome shotgun sequence:
- the LOC107906981 gene encoding oleosin G, whose protein sequence is MSNDQNKPMTQKLYESVPSSRLTAKFLTATTLSATLLFLSGLTLTWTVIALIMATPVMVLFSPVLVPSAIVIFLVITGFLFSGGCGVAAITALSWIYNYVQGKHPLGADKLDYARDMLASMTRGVTEKAKEYGQYVKYKAREVAQGERS, encoded by the coding sequence ATGTCGAATGATCAAAACAAACCCATGACTCAGAAGCTGTACGAGTCAGTTCCATCATCTCGGCTGACGGCCAAGTTTTTAACAGCAACCACACTGAGTGCAACGTTGCTTTTCTTGTCAGGATTAACCTTGACGTGGACTGTGATTGCCCTGATTATGGCGACGCCAGTTATGGTGTTGTTTAGTCCAGTACTAGTTCCCTCTGCCATAGTCATCTTCTTGGTGATTACTGGGTTCTTGTTTTCTGGCGGGTGTGGCGTGGCAGCCATCACGGCGTTATCGTGGATATATAATTACGTGCAAGGGAAGCACCCACTAGGTGCGGATAAGCTTGATTATGCAAGGGATATGCTTGCAAGTATGACGAGGGGTGTGACGGAGAAGGCTAAGGAGTATGGCCAGTATGTGAAGTATAAGGCTCGGGAAGTTGCACAAGGGGAACGATCTTGA